One region of Clostridia bacterium genomic DNA includes:
- the rplK gene encoding 50S ribosomal protein L11, producing the protein MSKKVVGFIKLQCEAGKATPAPPVGPALGQHGVNIMQFCKEFNEKTAKQAGYLIPVEITVYADRSFSFICKTPPAAVLLKKAAGIEKAAGEPHLQKVGQVPRSKVREIAEMKKPDLNAASLEAAMRLIEGTARSMGIEIIED; encoded by the coding sequence ATGTCCAAAAAAGTTGTAGGTTTTATTAAACTACAATGTGAAGCCGGTAAAGCTACCCCGGCCCCTCCGGTTGGACCTGCTTTGGGACAGCACGGGGTTAACATTATGCAGTTTTGCAAGGAGTTTAATGAGAAAACAGCTAAACAAGCTGGTTATTTAATTCCGGTGGAAATTACGGTTTATGCTGATCGTTCTTTTTCTTTTATTTGTAAAACTCCGCCAGCAGCTGTACTTTTAAAAAAGGCGGCTGGAATTGAAAAGGCCGCGGGAGAACCGCATTTGCAGAAGGTCGGTCAGGTGCCGCGTTCTAAGGTGCGGGAAATTGCCGAAATGAAAAAACCAGATTTGAATGCAGCTTCTCTTGAAGCAGCTATGCGTTTGATTGAGGGTACGGCACGTAGTATGGGTATTGAAATTATTGAAGATTAA
- the nusG gene encoding transcription termination/antitermination protein NusG, translating to MPDGAVVAEKKNWYVIHTYAGYENKVKTNLEKRVESMNVGDKIFHVLVPLEDVVEVKAGKKKLVKKKIFPGYVLVEMILTDESWYVVRNTPGVTGFVGTGSKPIPLLEAEVEHILRHMGLAEPRTKEVFDIGECVKIITGPFRNFTGIVEEIYPDKVKLKVLVTMFGRETPVEVDYSQVQKLD from the coding sequence TTGCCCGATGGGGCTGTAGTTGCGGAAAAGAAGAATTGGTATGTGATTCACACATATGCCGGCTATGAAAATAAAGTAAAAACAAATTTAGAGAAGCGTGTAGAATCTATGAATGTAGGAGATAAGATTTTTCATGTTTTGGTTCCTTTGGAGGATGTTGTAGAGGTTAAAGCCGGTAAAAAGAAATTAGTAAAAAAGAAAATCTTCCCGGGATATGTTTTGGTGGAAATGATTTTAACCGATGAATCTTGGTATGTGGTTCGTAATACTCCTGGTGTAACGGGGTTTGTGGGAACTGGTTCCAAGCCTATTCCTTTATTGGAAGCAGAAGTTGAACATATTTTAAGACATATGGGTTTAGCTGAACCGCGTACTAAAGAAGTGTTTGATATTGGTGAATGTGTAAAAATTATTACTGGTCCTTTTCGTAATTTTACCGGTATAGTCGAAGAGATTTATCCCGATAAGGTTAAATTAAAGGTGCTGGTGACCATGTTTGGTAGGGAAACACCTGTGGAAGTGGATTATAGTCAAGTGCAAAAATTAGATTAA